Proteins from a single region of Apium graveolens cultivar Ventura chromosome 7, ASM990537v1, whole genome shotgun sequence:
- the LOC141674911 gene encoding GDSL esterase/lipase At1g29670-like, producing MAFNFDCATVQNLTYFTYPCQQENANNAAVCGKNAENIGDGTKSTVKGMFVFGDSFLDNGNNNFIKTIAKADYLPYGMDSPLGPSGRFSNGKSFLDVLGELLNIPGSIPAFLDPSTKGNHTAIGVTYASGGSGILSDTGSTSGGVPSLDEQIKNFEEVTLPELQVQWEKSSRDPLSNYLFVIGGGANDYMLNYYMNKSKSDVGVQEFTANLTINLSSQIKKLYKLGAQKFVLMSSYPLGCSPLSMAAQQKMNRCHKPHNDAAVLYNANLRALVNHIRRQKHGPNVLMVNAYRILRDIIRNPALNGFVNTRQPCCQLMSTGTEGGILCKKGGSTCQDRNKQVYFDGFHVTEAVNVILATKAFSSNLTTEAYPFSISKLAQI from the exons ATGGCTTTTAATTTTGATTGTGCTACTGTTCAGAACTTAACATATTTTACATACCCCTGCCAACAAGAAAATGCCAATAATGCTGCTGTTTGTGGAAAAAA TGCAGAAAATATTGGAGATGGAACTAAAAGTACTGTTAAAGGCATGTTTGTGTTTGGGGACTCCTTTCTTGACAATGGTAACAATAACTTCATCAAAACCATAGCTAAAGCTGATTATTTGCCTTATGGCATGGATTCTCCACTCGGACCGTCAGGCAGGTTTAGTAATGGCAAATCTTTTCTTGATGTTCTCGGAGAATTGCTTAACATTCCAGGATCCATTCCAGCTTTCCTTGATCCATCTACAAAGGGAAATCATACAGCTATTGGTGTTACTTATGCTTCCGGTGGCTCTGGAATCCTGAGTGACACTGGCTCCACATCG GGAGGAGTACCGAGTTTGGACGAGCAAATTAAGAACTTCGAGGAAGTAACATTGCCAGAGTTGCAAGTTCAGTGGGAGAAAAGTAGCCGAGATCCATTATCCAACTATTTGTTTGTGATTGGAGGCGGAGCAAATGACTACATGTTGAACTATTATATGAATAAATCGAAGTCTGATGTCGGTGTCCAAGAATTCACTGCCAATCTCACAATTAATCTCTCTTCTCAGATCAAG AAATTGTACAAATTGGGGGCACAGAAGTTTGTACTGATGTCTTCGTATCCTCTGGGCTGCAGCCCTCTAAGCATGGCTGCACAACAGAAGATGAACAGGTGCCATAAACCCCATAATGACGCTGCTGTGTTATACAATGCCAACTTAAGGGCCTTGGTAAATCACATTAGACGACAAAAGCATGGTCCTAACGTTCTTATGGTCAATGCATACAGGATTCTGCGAGATATAATCAGAAACCCTGCTTTGAATG GTTTTGTGAACACGAGACAACCTTGTTGCCAACTTATGTCAACTGGCACAGAAGGCGGAATTTTATGCAAGAAAGGAGGATCTACATGTCAAGACAGGAACAAGCAAGTGTATTTTGATGGTTTTCATGTGACAGAAGCTGTGAATGTTATATTAGCTACAAAGGCTTTCAGTTCGAATCTCACTACTGAAGCTTATCCTTTCAGTATCAGCAAACTTGCTCAAATCTAG
- the LOC141671280 gene encoding GDSL esterase/lipase At1g29670-like, translating into MAPMNLLGPKLSISPYFCILIYTYSIFSSAENAGHGNNSTIKGMFVFGDSLLDNGNNNFIKTIAKADYLPYGMDSPLGPTGRFSNGKTFVDVLAELLNISASIPAFLDPSTKGNHAAVGVTFASGSSGILSETSSVAGGVPSLHEQIKNFEEVTLPELQTRGEDSSRESLSKYLFVIGSGTNDYVLNYFMKKSQSNVSVREFTANLTTNLSSQIKKLYSLGAQKFVLLSLFPLGCSPLSIAAQSNRNVCNKSHNKAAVLFNANLRAMVNRIRRQKTGPNVLRVNAYRILRDVIRNPGLNGFANTRQPCCQVMSTGAGGGILCKKGGSTCQDRNTQVYFDGFHVTEAVNVVLATKAFSSNLTTEAYPFSISKLAQI; encoded by the exons ATGGCTCCAATGAATCTTCTTGGTCCAAAGCTTTCGATATCTCCATATTTTTGCATCCTCATTTATACCTATTCAATTTTCTCCAGTGCAGAAAATGCAGGACATGGAAACAACAGTACTATTAAAGGAATGTTTGTGTTCGGAGACTCCCTTCTTGACAATGGCAACAATAACTTCATCAAAACAATAGCTAAGGCTGATTACTTGCCTTATGGCATGGATTCTCCACTCGGGCCAACCGGAAGGTTTAGTAATGGAAAAACTTTTGTCGATGTTCTCGCAGAATTGCTTAACATTTCAGCATCCATTCCAGCTTTCCTTGATCCATCTACCAAGGGAAATCATGCAGCTGTTGGTGTTACTTTTGCTTCTGGTAGCTCTGGAATCCTGAGTGAGACTAGCTCTGTAGCG GGAGGTGTTCCGAGTTTGCATGAGCAGATTAAGAACTTCGAGGAAGTAACATTGCCTGAGTTGCAAACTCGAGGGGAGGACAGTAGCAGAGAGTCATTATCCAAGTACTTGTTTGTGATTGGAAGCGGAACAAATGACTACGTGTTGaattattttatgaaaaaatcACAATCTAATGTCAGTGTTCGAGAATTCACTGCTAATCTCACAACTAATCTCTCTTCTCAGATCAAG AAATTGTACAGTTTGGGGGCACAGAAGTTTGTACTGTTGTCTTTGTTTCCTCTTGGCTGCAGCCCCCTAAGCATTGCTGCACAGTCGAACAGGAACGTCTGCAATAAATCCCATAATAAAGCTGCTGTGTTATTCAATGCCAACTTAAGGGCCATGGTAAATCGCATTAGACGACAAAAGACTGGTCCTAACGTTCTTAGGGTCAATGCATACAGGATTCTGCGAGATGTAATCAGAAACCCTGGTCTGAATG GTTTTGCGAACACGAGGCAACCTTGTTGCCAAGTTATGTCAACTGGTGCAGGAGGCGGAATTTTATGCAAGAAAGGAGGATCTACATGTCAAGACAGGAACACGCAAGTGTATTTTGATGGTTTTCATGTGACAGAAGCTGTGAATGTTGTGTTGGCTACAAAGGCTTTCAGTTCAAATCTCACTACTGAAGCTTATCCTTTCAGTATCAGCAAACTTGCTCAAATCTAG
- the LOC141671279 gene encoding chalcone synthase 9-like, producing MMSLNEFRKAQRAEGPATVLAIGTVTPPNCFDQSTYPDFYFRITKSEDKTELKEKFKRICNKSMVNTRYMHLSEELMKENPNICAYMEPSLDTRQKIMIEEVPKLGQEAAALAIKEWGQPKSKITHLIFCTTCGIDLPGADYRLTKLMGLSPSIKRFMMYQQGCFAGGMVLRLAKDLAENNKDARVLIVCSELTVHTFRGPDDTHHDNLVGQAIFGDGAAAVIVGSDPVVGVETPFFEIVSAAQTIVPDSEDAICGHLCEVGLTFHLRKNVPTLISKNIRHILLEAFKPLGITDWNSIFWIPHPGGRRIIDEIENELCLNPDKLKSARQILWDYGNMSSASVLFIMDQMRKASAKDGKRTTGEGLDWGVLFGFGPGLTIETVVLRSVPT from the exons ATGATGTCGTTGAATGAGTTCCGAAAGGCACAACGGGCTGAAGGTCCAGCCACAGTGTTGGCAATTGGAACCGTAACGCCACCTAACTGCTTTGATCAAAGCACGTATCCTGATTTTTATTTTCGTATCACTAAAAGCGAAGATAAAACCGAGCTCAAAGAAAAATTTAAGCGCATAT GTAACAAGTCGATGGTTAATACCCGTTACATGCACCTGAGTGAAGAATTAATGAAAGAAAATCCTAACATTTGTGCGTACATGGAACCCTCCCTTGATACTAGGCAAAAGATTATGATTGAGGAAGTGCCAAAACTAGGTCAAGAAGCAGCTGCATTGGCCATAAAAGAATGGGGGCAACCAAAGTCCAAAATCACCCACCTTATCTTCTGCACCACTTGCGGTATCGATTTGCCTGGTGCAGACTATCGTCTCACCAAGCTTATGGGGCTCAGTCCGTCGATCAAGCGTTTCATGATGTACCAACAAGGTTGCTTTGCAGGTGGCATGGTTCTTCGTCTAGCAAAAGACTTGGCTGAGAATAACAAAGATGCTCGTGTGCTTATTGTTTGCTCCGAGCTCACTGTCCATACATTTCGAGGGCCAGACGATACTCATCACGATAATCTCGTAGGCCAGGCCATTTTTGGCGACGGGGCTGCTGCAGTTATAGTGGGCTCGGACCCTGTAGTTGGAGTCGAGACACCATTTTTTGAGATTGTTTCTGCAGCCCAAACCATTGTTCCTGATAGCGAGGATGCTATCTGCGGTCATCTTTGCGAGGTGGGGCTTACTTTTCACCTTCGCAAAAATGTACCTACTCTAATTTCAAAGAATATCAGGCATATTTTACTTGAGGCTTTCAAGCCCTTGGGTATAACTGATTGGAACTCAATCTTTTGGATTCCACATCCTGGTGGCCGACGGATAATAGATGAGATTGAGAATGAGTTATGCTTGAATCCTGATAAACTAAAGTCTGCAAGACAGATTCTTTGGGACTATGGGAACATGTCAAGTGCTTCTGTTTTGTTCATCATGGATCAAATGCGGAAGGCTTCAGCTAAGGATGGGAAGAGAACTACCGGAGAAGGACTTGATTGGGGTGTTCTATTTGGTTTCGGGCCTGGTCTTACTATCGAGACTGTTGTTCTTCGCAGTGTGCCAACTTAA